From Salvia splendens isolate huo1 chromosome 3, SspV2, whole genome shotgun sequence, a single genomic window includes:
- the LOC121796186 gene encoding uncharacterized protein LOC121796186 encodes MSSQTHAAPTLSTVTISYDQLKDTSADLSDKIELGFGPNGLGTLSVSNVPGYQLLRRNLLCLAPRLASLPEDVKWQLEDPISRYNFGWSHGKEKLESGKPDTLKGSFYANPILDVPTNDQSLVKRYPSYCGPNIWPHDVLPELELAFKALGKLILDVGLLLAHHCDQYTSNGLEKHENGSLQQILLRSRCHKGRLIYYFLSHHCNTSLVDGDSGSMSSWCGCHTDHGSLTGLTRAIFTRDTDTAEIPCPDSIAGLYVKTRSGQIVKVVYGEDEIAYQVGETTEILSGGQLCATPHCVWAPKGEVASGVERSTFALFMQPNWDEKLVFPEPVNIHEFIIPKGSISFGDYTENVLDKYYEPNA; translated from the exons ATGTCCTCGCAAACTCATGCTGCTCCTACGCTTTCAACGGTTACTATCTCCTACGATCAATTGAAG GATACAAGTGCTGATTTATCGGATAAAATAGAGCTCGGATTTGGCCCCAACGGCCTCGGAACTCTCTCCGTATCGAAT GTGCCAGGTTATCAATTACTGCGTCGAAATCTTTTATGCCTTGCACCTAG ATTAGCTAGCCTACCGGAAGATGTAAAGTGGCAACTTGAAGATCCTATCAGTAG GTACAATTTCGGATGGAGTCATGGAAAAGAAAAACTTGAGTCCGGAAAACCAG ATACGTTAAAGGGATCATTCTATGCCAATCCGATACTTGATGTCCCCACAAATGACCAATCACTAGTTAAAAG GTATCCTTCTTACTGTGGACCAAATATATGGCCTCATGATGTGTTGCCAGAACTTGAACTGG CCTTTAAAGCTCTTGGAAAGTTGATACTGGATGTTGGGTTACTATTGGCACACCATTGTGATCAATATA CATCAAATGGGTTGGAAAAGCATGAAAATGGAAGTTTGCAGCAAATACTTCTTCGATCTCGATGCCACAAAGGCCGTctcatttattattttctgtCCCATCACTG TAACACTTCTCTTGTAGATGGTGATAGTGGCTCTATGTCATCATGGTGTGGTTGCCATACAGATCATGGTTCCCTTACAG GTCTTACTCGTGCAATTTTCACGAGGGATACAGATACTGCGGAAATACCTTGTCCAGACAGCATTGCAGGCCTTTATGTAAAAACACGTTCAGGTCAAATAGTCAAA GTGGTGTATGGGGAAGATGAAATTGCCTATCAAGTAGGTGAAACAACGGAGATACTGTCAGGAGGTCAACTATGCGCAACACCACATTGTGTTTGG GCTCCAAAAGGTGAGGTGGCATCTGGTGTTGAACGTTCTACATTTGCGTTATTTATGCAACCTAACTG GGATGAAAAGCTTGTTTTTCCAGAGCCGGTGAACATTCATGAG TTTATTATTCCAAAGGGATCCATTTCTTTTGGAGATTACACCGAAAATGTGCTGGACAAGTATTACGAACCCAATGCATAA
- the LOC121796187 gene encoding probable inactive receptor kinase At2g26730, which translates to MPTNPPTMPPISFFTLLFLFLLSFSGAGAEPTADKQALLDFLTKVPHESRLQWDPSLSACSWVGVSCDPSNSSVHSLRLPGVGLIGPIPPSTLGRLSSLRVLSLRSNRLSGPLPADLSNLKSLRNVYLQRNQLSGDFPPSLAELTRLNRLDLSSNNFTGPIPFALNNLTHLTGLFLQSNGFTGKLPNLSAAAASLDTFNVSDNRLNGSIPAALAKFPSSSFANNLQLCGAPLPPCNPFFPSPAPSPDLEPPPAVAGQKKHRKLSTAAIVGISIAGGLLALILLLALIFLLIKRKNSNQTTKAYKPPSTTAAVAGSAAAAGAAEIGTSSSKDDVTGVSGEGGERNKLVFFQGGMFSFDLEDLLRASAEVLGKGSVGTSYKAVLEEGTTVVVKRLKDVAAAKKEFEQQLEMLGNVKHPNVLPLRAYYFSKDEKLLVSDYMPAGSLSALLHGSRGSGRTPLEWDSRLRIAVSAARGLAHLHVSGKVVHGNIKSSNILLKQDNLDASVSDYGLNPLFLNSSTPNHRVMGYRAPEVLETRKVTFKSDVYSFGVLLLELLTGKAPNQASLGEEGIDLPRWVQSVVREEWTAEVFDVELMRYQDVEEEMVQLLQIGMACVAMVPDQRPTMPEVLRMMEDMNRGDTDDGLRSSDDALRGGSDSQTPPLESRASPPGLTP; encoded by the exons ATGCCCACCAATCCCCCAACAATGCCACCGATTTCATTCTTTacactattatttttatttttattatcattctCCGGCGCCGGCGCCGAGCCCACCGCCGACAAGCAGGCGCTGCTCGACTTCCTCACCAAAGTCCCCCACGAGTCCCGCCTCCAGTGGGACCCCTCCCTCTCTGCCTGCTCCTGGGTCGGCGTCTCCTGCGACCCCTCCAACTCCTCCGTGCACTCCCTCCGCCTCCCCGGCGTCGGCCTCATCGGCCCCATCCCCCCCTCCACCCTCGGCCGCCTCTCCTCCCTCCGCGTCCTCAGCCTCCGCTCCAACCGCCTCTCCGGGCCACTCCCCGCCGACCTCTCCAACCTCAAATCCCTCCGCAACGTCTACCTCCAGCGCAACCAGCTCTCCGGCGACTTCCCGCCCAGCCTCGCCGAGCTGACTCGCCTCAACCGCCTCGATCTCTCCTCCAACAACTTCACCGGCCCGATCCCCTTCGCCCTCAACAACCTCACTCACCTCACCGGCTTGTTCCTCCAGAGCAACGGATTCACCGGGAAATTGCCTAATCTCTCCGCCGCCGCGGCGTCGCTCGACACCTTCAATGTGTCTGATAACCGCCTCAACGGCTCCATCCCCGCCGCGCTGGCGAAATTCCCCTCATCTTCATTCGCGAATAACCTCCAATTGTGCGGGGCGCCATTGCCGCCGTGCAACCCCTTCTTCCCCTCGCCGGCTCCGTCACCTGATCTGGAGCCTCCGCCCGCCGTAGCAGGGCAAAAAAAGCACCGGAAGCTCTCAACCGCGGCGATCGTCGGAATATCAATTGCCGGTGGATTATTAGCCCTAATCCTCCTACTTGCCCTAATTTTCTTGctaattaaaaggaaaaattcGAATCAAACAACCAAAGCATACAAACCGCCTTCAACCACAGCTGCCGTGGCCGGATCAGCAGCGGCGGCAGGAGCAGCGGAGATCGGGACGTCCTCCTCCAAAGACGACGTCACCGGCGTCTCCGGCGAAGGCGGAGAGAGGAACAAGCTTGTTTTCTTCCAAGGAGGCATGTTCAGCTTCGATTTGGAAGATCTGCTTAGGGCTTCGGCGGAGGTGCTGGGGAAGGGGAGCGTAGGTACAAGCTACAAAGCGGTGCTGGAGGAAGGTACAACCGTGGTGGTGAAGCGGCTCAAAGACGTCGCCGCCGCGAAGAAGGAGTTCGAGCAGCAGCTGGAGATGCTGGGAAACGTCAAGCACCCAAATGTGCTGCCGCTTAGGGCTTATTACTTCTCCAAAGATGAGAAATTATTGGTCTCTGATTACATGCCTGCTGGCAGCCTCTCTGCTCTTCTCCATG GTAGTCGAGGGTCGGGGCGAACCCCACTAGAATGGGACAGCAGGCTGAGGATAGCGGTGAGTGCTGCAAGAGGGCTTGCCCATCTCCATGTATCTGGAAAGGTGGTCCATGGAAACATAAAGTCTTCCAACATCCTTCTCAAACAAGACAATCTAGATGCTTCCGTATCTGACTACGGGCTCAACCCTCTCTTCCTAAACTCCTCCACCCCTAACCACCGCGTCATGGGCTACCGCGCACCTGAGGTTCTTGAGACCCGGAAGGTCACGTTCAAGTCAGATGTTTACAGTTTTGGAGTGTTGCTATTAGAGCTCTTGACGGGGAAGGCGCCTAATCAGGCCTCTCTAGGCGAGGAAGGGATTGATCTACCAAGGTGGGTCCAGAGCGTGGTGAGAGAGGAATGGACAGCTGAGGTGTTCGACGTGGAGCTAATGAGGTATCAAGATGTGGAGGAGGAGATGGTGCAGCTTCTCCAGATAGGCATGGCTTGTGTTGCTATGGTGCCAGATCAGAGGCCGACGATGCCGGAGGTGTTGAGAATGATGGAGGATATGAACAGGGGGGACACTGACGACGGGCTACGCTCCTCAGACGACGCACTGAGGGGAGGGTCCGACAGCCAGACGCCTCCCCTGGAGTCGAGGGCTTCACCCCCGGGCCTCACACCGTAG
- the LOC121796188 gene encoding NADH-cytochrome b5 reductase-like protein encodes MATFFRRLAKAAPIAFGYQTKSAPRLRFGALAAISGGISSYYFYSSPNLGYLDELSEKDAPQAALNPDKWIEFKLQEKMQASHNTQLFRFSFDPDLKLGLHVASCLITRAPNGQNAEGKTKYVIRPYTPISDPDAKGYFDLLIKVYPEGKMSQHFASLKPGDVVEVKGPIEKFRYSPNMKKHIGMIAGGSGITPMLQVIDAILKNPDDNTQVSLIYANLTPDDILLKKKLDTLSASNPNLKVFYTVDNPTKDWLGGQGFVSKQMVVKGLPGPSSDNLVLVCGPPGMMSHVSGDKKDRAQGELRGILKELGYTEDMVYKF; translated from the exons ATGGCGACGTTTTTCAGAAGACTCGCAAAAGCTGCACCGATCGCTTTCGGATACCAGACTAAATCCGCTCCTCGCCTTCGATTCGGAGCTCTTGCCGCCATTTCCGGTGGAATCTCTTCTTACTACTTCTATTCGTCGCCGAATTTG GGGTACCTAGATGAACTCAGTGAAAAAGATGCACCACAAGCTG cCTTAAATCCTGATAAATGGATTGAATTCAAGCTCCAAGAGAAGATGCAGGCCAGCCACAATACTCAATTATTTAG GTTTTCGTTTGATCCTGATCTGAAGTTAGGTCTTCATGTTGCATCCTGCCTTATTACAAG GGCCCCAAATGGTCAAAATGCTGAAGGGAAAACCAAATATGTGATTCGCCC CTACACTCCAATTTCAGATCCGGATGCAAAAGGTTACTTCGATTTGCTCATCAAG GTGTACCCAGAAGGTAAAATGAGTCAGCATTTTGCTAGCTTAAAGCCAGGAGATGTGGTCGAAGTGAAAGG GCCCATTGAGAAATTCAGATATAGTCCAAATATGAAAAAACATATTGGCATG ATTGCAGGAGGGTCTGGAATTACTCCAATGCTTCAGGTGATAGATGCCATCCTTAAGAACCCTGATGATAATACTCAG GTTTCTCTGATCTACGCTAATCTGACTCCTGATGATATACTTCTCAAAAAGAAGCTCGACACACTTTCTGCCAGCAATCCTAACTTGAAG GTATTCTACACTGTTGATAACCCAACTAAGGATTGGTTGGGAGGTCAGGGTTTCGTATCGAAGCAAATGGTAGTGAAAGGCTTGCCAGGCCCTAGTAGTGATAATCTCGTTCTT GTATGTGGCCCTCCTGGAATGATGAGTCATGTTTCCGGCGACAAGAAAGATCGGGCCCAAGGAGAG CTGAGGGGCATCCTCAAGGAGCTTGGCTATACTGAAGATATGGTTTACAAATTCTGA
- the LOC121794597 gene encoding zinc finger Ran-binding domain-containing protein 2-like isoform X2 encodes MNRQGDWMCGACQHLNFSKRDSCQRCGCPKYAGAAEAAAYATALHKSEVLAGDWYCAAMNCGAHNYASRTSCYRCCASKDYCGYSTGIMAPGWKTGDWICSRIGCGMHNYASRMECYKCQTPKDYGGAM; translated from the exons ATGAACAGGCAAGGAGACTGGATGTGCGGAGCGTGCCAGCACCTGAATTTCTCGAAGCGGGACTCGTGCCAGCGGTGCGGGTGCCCTAAATACGCCGGAGCAGCCGAGGCGGCTGCCTACGCAACCGCATTGCACAAGAGCGAAGTTTTGGCTGGAGACTGGTATTGCGCCGCCATGAACTGCGGCGCACACAACTACGCTAGCCGCACCAGCTGCTACCGATGCTGCGCCTCCAAAGACTATTGCGGTTATTCCACCGGAATCATGGCCCCCGGCTGGAAAACCGGCGACTGGATCTGCTCCAG AATTGGATGTGGCATGCATAATTATGCTAGCAGGATGGAGTGCTATAAATGCCAGACACCTAAAGATTATG
- the LOC121794597 gene encoding zinc finger Ran-binding domain-containing protein 2-like isoform X1 produces the protein MNRQGDWMCGACQHLNFSKRDSCQRCGCPKYAGAAEAAAYATALHKSEVLAGDWYCAAMNCGAHNYASRTSCYRCCASKDYCGYSTGIMAPGWKTGDWICSRIGCGMHNYASRMECYKCQTPKDYGMLYIYIYTWE, from the exons ATGAACAGGCAAGGAGACTGGATGTGCGGAGCGTGCCAGCACCTGAATTTCTCGAAGCGGGACTCGTGCCAGCGGTGCGGGTGCCCTAAATACGCCGGAGCAGCCGAGGCGGCTGCCTACGCAACCGCATTGCACAAGAGCGAAGTTTTGGCTGGAGACTGGTATTGCGCCGCCATGAACTGCGGCGCACACAACTACGCTAGCCGCACCAGCTGCTACCGATGCTGCGCCTCCAAAGACTATTGCGGTTATTCCACCGGAATCATGGCCCCCGGCTGGAAAACCGGCGACTGGATCTGCTCCAG AATTGGATGTGGCATGCATAATTATGCTAGCAGGATGGAGTGCTATAAATGCCAGACACCTAAAGATTATGGTAtgctctatatatatatatatacatgggagtga
- the LOC121794597 gene encoding zinc finger Ran-binding domain-containing protein 2-like isoform X3, with protein sequence MNRQGDWMCGACQHLNFSKRDSCQRCGCPKYAGAAEAAAYATALHKSEVLAGDWYCAAMNCGAHNYASRTSCYRCCASKDYCGYSTGIMAPGWKTGDWICSRRCNVNM encoded by the coding sequence ATGAACAGGCAAGGAGACTGGATGTGCGGAGCGTGCCAGCACCTGAATTTCTCGAAGCGGGACTCGTGCCAGCGGTGCGGGTGCCCTAAATACGCCGGAGCAGCCGAGGCGGCTGCCTACGCAACCGCATTGCACAAGAGCGAAGTTTTGGCTGGAGACTGGTATTGCGCCGCCATGAACTGCGGCGCACACAACTACGCTAGCCGCACCAGCTGCTACCGATGCTGCGCCTCCAAAGACTATTGCGGTTATTCCACCGGAATCATGGCCCCCGGCTGGAAAACCGGCGACTGGATCTGCTCCAG